The following coding sequences lie in one Changpingibacter yushuensis genomic window:
- a CDS encoding IS30 family transposase, producing MPEGLRRQWRADRALRPAMCSPGRPEPSRAVQREFWRLIATGITSAEAALMVGVSVPVGSRWFRHAGGMPPISLAEPSGRYLTFAEREEIALLKVQGKGVREIARTLGRDPATISRELRRNAATRGGKQDYRAVVAQWKAQHAAKRPQTAKLVENPRLRQYVQERLAGHVRRPDGTIVTGPRSQPWKGLNKPRRADRRWSTAWSPEQISHRLKIDFPDDESMRISHEAIYQSLFIEGRGALKRELVTCLRTGRALRRPRERSRNKPQGHVTADVVLSERPAAAADRAVPGNWEGDLIIGTGRSAIGTLVERSSRSTILVHLPRLEGWGEQPAVKNGPALGGYGALAMNAALTASLTTLPIQLRQTLTWDRGKELSGHAQLTLETGTRVFFADPHSPWQRPTNENTNGLLRQYFPKGTDLSRWSAQDLEAVALALNNRPRKVLGWRTPAEVFAEQLCSLQQPGVASTG from the coding sequence ATGCCCGAGGGGCTTCGCCGACAGTGGCGTGCCGATCGAGCTCTCAGGCCCGCGATGTGCTCGCCCGGTCGTCCGGAACCCTCGCGAGCGGTGCAGCGGGAGTTTTGGCGGCTGATCGCTACGGGCATCACCTCAGCCGAGGCGGCGCTGATGGTGGGCGTGTCTGTGCCGGTCGGGAGCCGCTGGTTTCGCCACGCTGGCGGCATGCCACCGATCTCGCTGGCCGAGCCCAGCGGCCGTTACCTGACCTTCGCAGAACGCGAGGAGATCGCGCTGCTCAAGGTCCAGGGCAAGGGCGTGCGTGAGATCGCCCGCACTCTGGGGCGTGACCCCGCAACGATCTCTCGAGAGCTGCGCCGCAACGCCGCCACTCGTGGCGGCAAGCAGGACTACCGCGCGGTCGTCGCCCAGTGGAAGGCCCAGCATGCCGCCAAGCGGCCCCAGACCGCGAAGCTTGTCGAGAACCCGCGGCTGCGCCAGTACGTCCAGGAGCGGCTTGCCGGGCACGTGCGTCGCCCTGACGGCACGATCGTCACAGGACCGAGGTCGCAGCCCTGGAAGGGGCTGAACAAGCCCCGTCGGGCTGACCGGCGGTGGTCGACGGCGTGGAGCCCGGAGCAGATCTCCCACCGGCTGAAGATCGACTTCCCCGATGATGAGTCCATGCGCATCAGCCACGAGGCGATCTACCAGTCGCTGTTCATCGAGGGCCGCGGCGCGCTCAAACGCGAGCTGGTGACGTGTCTGCGCACCGGGCGGGCCCTGCGCCGGCCGCGAGAGCGGTCACGGAACAAGCCTCAGGGGCATGTCACCGCCGACGTGGTGCTCTCCGAGCGGCCCGCTGCGGCCGCTGATCGCGCAGTTCCCGGGAACTGGGAAGGCGACCTGATCATCGGCACCGGCAGGTCTGCGATCGGCACCCTCGTCGAGCGTTCCAGCCGCTCCACGATCCTGGTGCACCTGCCCCGCCTGGAGGGCTGGGGCGAGCAGCCCGCGGTGAAGAACGGGCCCGCGCTCGGCGGCTACGGCGCTCTTGCGATGAACGCCGCACTGACCGCGTCGCTCACTACGCTGCCCATCCAGCTGCGCCAGACTCTCACCTGGGATCGCGGCAAGGAGCTCTCCGGGCACGCGCAGCTCACCCTGGAGACCGGTACGAGAGTGTTCTTTGCCGACCCGCACTCGCCTTGGCAACGACCGACGAACGAGAACACGAACGGGCTGCTGCGGCAGTACTTCCCCAAAGGCACCGACCTGTCGCGGTGGTCGGCCCAGGACCTCGAAGCGGTCGCTCTCGCTCTCAACAACCGACCTCGGAAGGTCCTCGGCTGGCGCACCCCGGCGGAGGTGTTCGCCGAGCAGCTATGCTCGCTTCAACAGCCCGGTGTTGCGTCGACCGGTTGA
- a CDS encoding DUF3052 family protein produces MRSFGFAEGSVVQEYGYDDDVDSTLREEIAKSTGQELVDEDYPDIADGAIGWWRDEDGDADDLADLLLDMKANLESDAALCWILVPGPRKDGHVTTDVIEEAAETAGLMATTSVAVNEGWQGVRLTAQGPRR; encoded by the coding sequence ATGAGATCGTTCGGTTTCGCTGAAGGAAGTGTTGTTCAAGAATACGGCTACGACGACGACGTCGATTCCACGTTGAGGGAAGAGATCGCGAAGTCCACGGGCCAAGAGCTGGTGGATGAGGATTACCCCGATATCGCGGATGGTGCCATCGGATGGTGGCGCGACGAGGATGGTGACGCCGACGATCTAGCAGACTTGCTGCTTGATATGAAAGCAAACCTCGAGTCTGATGCCGCGCTGTGCTGGATTCTGGTGCCCGGGCCGCGTAAAGATGGCCACGTCACAACGGACGTCATTGAGGAAGCCGCTGAAACAGCTGGCCTCATGGCAACCACAAGTGTGGCGGTAAACGAGGGATGGCAAGGCGTTCGCCTGACTGCCCAGGGCCCTCGCCGCTGA
- the aceE gene encoding pyruvate dehydrogenase (acetyl-transferring), homodimeric type, which produces MSSQSELSPLINGQLGLVPDIDPEETQEWVDSLDDLIETSGGPRARYILMSMERQARRKRIYVPTNLVTPYINTIPVEDEPYYPGDEALERTFRRWVRWNAAVMVTRAQRPGIGVGGHISSFAAQATLYEVGLNHFFRGKDHPSGGDQVYFQGHSAPGNYARAYLEGRLSEADMDSFRQQASRQSGGRGLPSYPHPHQMPDFWEFPTVSLGLGPSGAIYQAWYNRYLNDRGLKDTSDQHVWAFMGDGEMDEAESRGLLQQAASQNLDNLTFVVNCNLQRLDGPVRGNGKIIQELEAFFKGAGWNVIKVIWGREWDPLLEADKDRALINLMNTTLDGDYQGYKANDGAFVRDEFFGRDPRTKAMVANWTDEQIWSLKRGGHDYRKVYAAYKAALEHKGQPTVILAHTVKGYLLGRNFAGKNSTHQMKKLNSADLKLLRDTLQLDIPDSQLEDPYSAPYFKPDASEPALQYAIEKRQQLGGFLPERRVHAGGVAMPADKHFDMLKSGSGKQKVATTMALVRLIKDMVKDKDFGYRIVPIIPDEARTFGLDAMFPTAKIFNTLGQHYTAVDHDMLLSYKESTSGQLMHTGISEAGSTAAFTAVATSYATHEFPMVPFYIFYSMFGFQRTGDQFWQAADQMARGFVIGATAGRTTLTGEGLQHLDGHSPVIASTNPSTVIYDPAYAYEVSYIIKDGLTRMYGDGSDGRDQNVMYYITVYNEPIHQPAEPENVDVDGIIKGIYQLDAPQGDGQRVQLLASGVGLPWAHEARRMLAEDWGVQAGVWSVTSWYELRRDALAVDKHNFLHPEEDAQVPYLTAKLQGAEGPFIATSDFEHQVQDSIRQWIPGDYYTLGADGFGFSDTRPAARREFKIDAASMVVRALQALADQGKVDRSVVKQAIDKYDLFNVNAAASVAEEI; this is translated from the coding sequence GTGAGCTCACAATCGGAACTGTCACCGCTCATCAACGGTCAGCTTGGCCTAGTGCCCGACATCGACCCCGAGGAGACCCAAGAATGGGTTGACTCACTTGACGATCTCATCGAGACAAGCGGTGGCCCGCGCGCCCGCTACATTCTGATGAGTATGGAACGCCAGGCGCGCCGCAAGCGCATCTACGTTCCTACAAACCTTGTGACCCCTTACATCAACACGATTCCCGTTGAGGATGAACCGTACTACCCGGGCGACGAAGCCCTCGAACGCACGTTCCGCCGGTGGGTCCGTTGGAATGCAGCCGTTATGGTCACTCGTGCGCAGCGCCCCGGGATCGGGGTCGGAGGCCACATTTCCTCGTTTGCCGCACAAGCAACCCTGTACGAAGTTGGCCTGAACCACTTCTTCCGCGGCAAGGACCACCCCAGCGGCGGCGATCAAGTGTACTTCCAGGGGCATTCAGCACCCGGCAACTATGCTCGTGCCTACCTTGAGGGCCGCCTGAGCGAAGCCGACATGGATTCCTTCCGCCAGCAGGCGTCACGCCAGTCTGGCGGCCGTGGCCTTCCTTCCTATCCGCACCCCCATCAGATGCCAGACTTCTGGGAGTTCCCCACCGTTTCGCTCGGCCTTGGACCTTCGGGCGCCATCTATCAGGCATGGTACAACCGTTACCTCAACGATCGCGGTCTAAAGGACACGTCCGACCAGCACGTTTGGGCCTTTATGGGCGACGGCGAAATGGACGAGGCCGAATCGCGTGGCCTACTCCAGCAGGCTGCATCGCAGAACCTCGACAATTTGACCTTCGTGGTGAACTGCAACCTCCAGCGCCTCGACGGCCCGGTGCGCGGCAATGGCAAGATCATTCAGGAGCTGGAAGCCTTCTTCAAGGGTGCCGGCTGGAACGTCATTAAGGTCATCTGGGGCCGTGAATGGGATCCGCTTCTCGAAGCTGACAAGGACCGTGCGCTCATCAACCTGATGAATACCACGCTCGACGGCGATTACCAGGGCTACAAGGCCAACGACGGCGCGTTCGTTCGCGATGAGTTCTTCGGCCGTGATCCCCGCACCAAGGCAATGGTTGCCAACTGGACCGACGAGCAGATTTGGTCCCTCAAGCGCGGTGGCCACGATTACCGCAAGGTCTACGCCGCTTACAAGGCAGCACTTGAGCATAAGGGCCAGCCAACAGTCATTTTGGCTCATACCGTCAAGGGCTACCTCTTGGGCCGCAACTTCGCGGGCAAGAACTCCACTCACCAGATGAAGAAGCTGAACTCGGCAGATCTCAAGCTCCTGCGCGATACGCTCCAGCTTGATATTCCAGATTCACAGCTGGAGGATCCGTATAGCGCTCCTTACTTCAAGCCAGATGCAAGCGAGCCCGCGTTGCAGTACGCAATCGAAAAGCGCCAGCAGCTGGGCGGCTTCTTGCCCGAGCGCCGCGTTCATGCGGGCGGGGTGGCTATGCCTGCGGACAAGCACTTCGATATGTTGAAGTCGGGTTCCGGCAAGCAGAAGGTCGCCACCACTATGGCGCTCGTCCGCTTGATCAAGGACATGGTCAAGGACAAGGACTTCGGTTACCGCATAGTCCCGATCATCCCTGACGAAGCGCGCACGTTCGGTCTGGACGCGATGTTCCCAACTGCCAAGATCTTCAACACTCTTGGCCAGCACTACACCGCAGTTGATCACGACATGCTGCTCTCCTACAAGGAATCGACTTCAGGTCAGCTCATGCACACGGGCATTTCCGAAGCCGGTTCCACCGCCGCCTTCACGGCAGTGGCTACCTCGTATGCCACACACGAATTCCCGATGGTTCCGTTCTACATCTTCTACTCGATGTTCGGATTCCAGCGCACAGGCGATCAGTTCTGGCAGGCAGCTGACCAGATGGCTCGCGGATTCGTAATTGGCGCAACGGCCGGCCGCACCACATTGACAGGAGAAGGCCTCCAGCACTTGGACGGCCACTCCCCCGTTATCGCATCCACCAACCCGTCAACGGTGATCTATGATCCGGCGTACGCCTACGAGGTTTCCTACATCATCAAGGATGGCCTCACACGCATGTACGGAGACGGTTCTGATGGCCGCGATCAGAACGTCATGTACTACATCACGGTGTATAACGAGCCAATCCATCAGCCAGCGGAACCCGAGAACGTTGACGTCGACGGCATCATCAAGGGCATCTACCAGCTGGATGCCCCGCAGGGAGACGGCCAGCGCGTCCAGCTCCTCGCTTCTGGTGTTGGCCTACCGTGGGCTCACGAAGCCCGTCGCATGCTTGCTGAGGACTGGGGCGTTCAGGCCGGTGTTTGGTCCGTCACCTCGTGGTACGAACTTCGCCGTGACGCCCTTGCCGTGGACAAGCACAACTTCCTCCATCCAGAAGAAGACGCTCAGGTGCCTTACCTGACCGCCAAGCTTCAGGGAGCTGAAGGTCCATTCATCGCCACTTCCGATTTTGAGCATCAGGTTCAGGATTCGATCCGTCAGTGGATCCCGGGTGATTATTACACCTTGGGTGCCGACGGCTTCGGGTTCTCAGATACCCGCCCGGCCGCTCGCAGGGAGTTCAAGATCGATGCCGCCTCCATGGTTGTTCGGGCTCTTCAGGCTCTAGCAGATCAGGGCAAGGTTGACCGTTCCGTGGTCAAGCAGGCGATCGACAAGTACGACCTCTTCAACGTAAACGCCGCAGCATCTGTGGCCGAAGAGATCTGA